GTCTGGTGGTCGCCCACCGACTCTCAACCATAGTGGATGCCGACCGCATTTTGGTGCTGAGTAAGGGACGCATTGCCGAGCAGGGAACCCATAAACAATTGCTCGCGATGGACGGTCTTTACGCCAGGCTCTGGCATATTCAGCATGAGCAAAAGATGAAGTGAAGTTCAGGTGTGATTCAGCAAAGCGCTCGCATAATCCTAAAAAGGATAAAAATTGTCACGGAGTCGCTATGAAAAACATCGCTTTGCTGGTCAATTTGGAAGGCATGAGTGAAAAAGTCACCACAGATTGGAATGCCGTTTCTACAACCTTGAAAAAACGGCAGGTGACTCAGGAAACGTTGGTGGATATATACGCACAGCTCTGCGCTGGTCTTAAGGTGTCTACCCGAGGATTGACGCTGGCAAAACTAAACACAGACATGGTGTTGGACAATGTGATCCGCAGCGCCCAAGCCGGTAGCCATCCTTCGGCAGGTTTTTACAGCCAAGGCTAATCATTTAGAGGAAGGGGGCTTACGCCATCCCTCACACAGCAGCGGCAAATGTTTTTCCCCGTCGGCAGGCATTAATCGAATGATGCGCCCATCCCTGAAACAGAGTTGTTCTCCTTCAATCTCGGTTAGTCTGTCGCAGTTCTGACAACTGGTACTGCGAGGTTTTACCTCGGGCATATTTGGCTTATTCACTATCCGGATCCTGAGCTTTAAATGGTTGATCCAGCCCCCACTTTACTCCCTAAGTGTTAACTGAATCAATCTTTGGCCGGCCATTATACTCAAGGCTGGTGAAGTTTAAATTAAAACTTAAGTCGAGTATGTTCCCTATTGCTTTCTTGCAACAAGAGGACGACTTTTTATTAAAGTTGTACAAAAATTATCCGATACAGAGGTTGAGCAGACTTGTGTCAGTATCGAGGTAATCCATGGAAATTCGCCCGCCCCAACCCAATCACGGTGCCACAGTGTCTCAAGTGGCAAAAGACAAGAGCCCCGAAGCGGGCAAAAACCATGGTGAGACTGTTGCTGTGGTTGCCAGCCAAAAGACAGCTGCACATTCCAGCCGTGCCTTGATGAACGCAGCGATACTTTCGGCACAGCAAGAGGTGAGCCTGAGTGCTGCCGATGAGCCCATGGTATTGCTGTATCGTGCCGCGATCGAAGCCATCAATGAGCAGCTTGCCCCGACTATGGGCGAGCAGGCCATTGAGCGGCTGGCAGAGGAAGGCGTTGATACTTCTCCAGAAGCCACGGCCGGCAGAATAGTTGATTTTGCCACCCAATTCTTCAGCGTTTATCAATCTCAAAATAGCAGCCAGCCATTGGTTCAGCAGTTGGAGGGGTTTATGGCTGTGATTGGCGGTGCGATTGATGAGGGCTTCAAAGAAGCCAGAGACATACTCAGTGGTCTTAAGGTACTGGAAGGGGATATCGCAGCGGGCGTTGATAAGACCTACGACCTGGTGCAGCAAGGGCTCAAGGATTTTGCCGACAAGATGAATCCACAAGATAAAGAACAGAGCACAGCAGGATAAACGCCTTCGTTAAAAAGGGTTTTTATTTTTTCCTCCCTTGCTTATGCTGGAGCTGCAGCCACAGAGTAGGGGAGGCGACATGTGGGTCGAAGGCCGGGTGTTGCAAAGAAAGGATTGGACCGACAAGCTGTTCAGTCTCAGGATTGATGCCAAAATAGCGCCCTTTATTGCGGGACAGTTTATTAAACTCAGTTTACCCAGTGAGGATAAGCGCATAGCTCGGGCTTATTCTCTGGTTAACCCTCCCGGAACCGATTATATCGAGGTGCTGGCCGTTGCCGTTGAAGAGGGCGAGCTCTCTCCGAGATTGCAGGATTTGAGCCCCGGTGATGTGCTTCAAGTTTCTGCCAGCGCGACCGGCTTTTTAACCTTGGGCGAATTACCCGACGCCCCCGCAGCCGGGCGTCAGCTCTGGATGCTCGCCACTGGTACCGCCGTTGGCCCCTTTATTTCCATGCTTGGCACCGAAGAGCCCTGGCAAAGGTTTGAACACCTGGTGCTTGTATATGGGGTTCGCCGGGCTGAGGATCTGGCTTATCTTGACGAGTTGCAAGCCCTGGCAGCAAGCAGGCCCAGCTTACAACTCATCTTATCCGTTACCCGGGAATCCGTACCCGGTGCAATGCAACAAAGGATACCCGATGCGCTGGCTTCTGGCGCGCTCGAAGCCGCCAGCGGCCTTACTTTGTCTGCCGCGCATTCTCAGGTCATGATTTGTGGTAATCCCGAGATGGTTGCAAGCACCCAGGCAATGTTGCTCGAACGTGGTCTGTGTAAAAACCTTCGCAGGGCACCCGGGCAAATCACAGTGGAAAAATACTGGTAACACACAAGGAACTCCCATGAAGCTTTTATGCTCTGCACCTTCGCCTTATTCCCGTATGGTCCGAATCGTGGTGCGCTACCTGGAATTGGATGTCGAAGAGCTGAACACCAATCCATTGGAAAATGGTGATACCTTGCTGAGTGCCAATCCTCTCGGGCAAATTCCCTGCTTGTTTTTGAACGATGGGGCCGCCCTCTACGACAGTGAAGTGATCTGCCGCTACCTTGATGCAACCTATGCCAAGAGTCAGTTGTTTGGAGAGCCGGGTTTGGATTGGCATGCCCAGTGTCAGTTTTCACTGCTGAAAGGGCTTATCGACAGTGCAGTAAAGCTGAGGCAGGAGCAGATGCGTGAAGAAGAGGGCGTGCGTTCAGCGTTTTGGACCTCGCGTTTTGAACAGGCGCTCTTGAGGGGCATTCGTGAGCTTGAGCGTCAGGGTGCCGGTTCGTCTGACCGCATTAACGCCCACAGTATGGCGTTGGTGTGCTTATTGGATTATATGGATTACCGACATCCGGCACTGGAGTGGCGTAATCTTGCACCGGCGCTGACACTGTGGTTTGACGAAGTGCGTGAGTTGCCAATATTCCGTGAAACGCGCCCGGATATTGCCTGCTAAACATCTGTAATGCGCCGGCCCTTGGGGAGTTGGCGCTTATTTTTTTCACCGAAATGCCCATACAATTCTTCTGTTAGCCCATACCTCGCCCGTCTGTCTGAGTGGGGGATCCGGCGGTCTTCAAAGTGCTGATAATGGCAATGGCAGGTTTCGGCATCACAGCCTTTCAGTGGAATGGCGGGGGCATCACCGGAGAGAAATCGTTGCCCATCCATGGCCTGTCTGGCACTGCAGTCATTTAAACCGGCAACCACAGTGACGCAGTGAAATGGATGTAGGCCCTGTGGCTTTGCCCCATTGATCCTGGCCTGGTGCTCTACCTCTTCCAGGGACTCGTACACACTCTGATCTTTAGGAATCTCCAGCTCATGGGGCACTACAGCGTGCTTTTTGTGTCTGCACTCCCTGTGACGTTGATGCCAGTGATCCGATTGATACTTACTGTAAACGAACCAGCCTACTGACACAGCCAGAGCCAGCAACAGCAAAAACAAGTCCATTGTGCTAGCCCCCTGCCGGTTAACAATTAAGTTTCAGTTTAGTTTAGTTTGAGATAATTCGCGGTTTGCTTTCGGTGCAATTGCGTAACACATTGAGTAATATCGATAAATTTCATTGACTCAGCTAACATTTTGGCGAGTTTAAGTTGTCAGTTAAGACCCCTTGGATTACCCTGTCTGTAGTGATAATAATTATCATTAGTTTGTTTTGACTTAACCAAGTTCTGGGAGTTCGAGATGAAATTGTCCAAAGGGGTATTGTTCGCAGGCCTGGCCTGCTTGACCGGCTCTGCCATGGCGGCTGATACGTTGACTGTCTATTCCTATCGTCAGGCATTTTTGATCGAGCCCATACTGGCAGAATTCACGAAAGAAACCGGCATTCAAACCCAGCTGGTATTTGCCAAAGATGGCATAGCAGAACGTCTGCAGCGTGAAGGCCGTCTGTCTCCGGCGGATTTGGTATTGACCTCCGAGTTCTCTAAGCTGATGGAGCTGGTTGATAAAGATCTGGTGGACAAGGTGCAAAGTCCGGTTCTCGAGAGCAACATTCCAGCGCAGTTGCGCTCAGCCGATGGTGATTGGTATGCCCTGACGGTGCGCACCCGCAGCCTGTACTCTTCAAAAGAAAGGCTGGGTAAGTTGGATATCGACTATGAAGATCTGGCCGATCCCAAATACAAAGGTAAAATCTGCACCCGCAGCGGTAAGCATCCTTACAATATTTCGCTGGTGGCATCCATGATTGCCAACAAGGGCGAGGCCGAAACCAAAGTGTGGCTCGAAGGCCTGAAAGCCAATCTGGCGCGCAAACCTCAGGGGAACGACAGGGCACAGGTCAAGGCCGTAAAGGAAGGCCTGTGTGATATCGCCATCGGCAACAGCTATTACTTCGGTGCCATGATGCAGGACCCTGAGCAAAAGAGCTGGGCTGAAGCCGTATACATCAACTTCCCCAACCAAGCTAACCGTGGCACCCACATCAATGTGTCCGGCATGGCCATGCCAAAATATGCTCCCAACAAGGAACAGGCCGTTAAGCTGATGGAGTTTTTGGCATCTGACAAAGCGCAACATGCCTATGCCGAAGTCAACATGGAATACCCGGTGAAAGTTGATGTGAAACCCTCAGAGATGGTGGCCTCCTGGGGCGAGTTCAAGGCCGACACACTGGCCATTGAAAAGCTTGCCGAATATCACGGTGCTGCCGTGAAATTGCTCGATGAAGTGAAATTCGACCTCTGACGATAGCATTCGCCTAATTCGTGCGGCGCCAACGGAGGGCGCCGCCTCTGGAATACACTATGGTAGTTGGATTACCCAAGCGCTGGTCGTTTTTGGGTTTTTTTATTGCATTTCTGTTTTTAACACCGCTGCTGGCGCTGTTGGCTACCGCCGCCTTTCCCGATGGCGAGGTGTTTGCGCACCTGGCCGATACTGTGCTGCCCACTTATATCCTCAATACCCTGCTGCTGATGTTGGGGGTTGGCTTGCTGTCGGCACTGCTGGCGATTCCTGCAGCCTGGCTGGTGGCCCGCTGCGAAGTGCCGGGCAGACGCTTCTTTCAATGGGCTTTGCTGCTGCCACTGGCGATGCCAGCCTATGTGGTGGCCTACGTATACACCGACCTGCTTGATTATCCGGGGCCGATTCAGCGGACCTTGCGGGCGCTGCTTGGGATTGATAGCGGCGCCGACTATTGGTTTCCCGATATTCGCAGCCTCGGCGGTGCCACGCTTATCCTGGCCTTGGTGCTATTCCCATACATCTTTTTGCTGGCCCGCACCGCCTTTATGGAGCAGTCTCTGAGTTTGCTGCAGGCATCCCGTTTGATGGGCGCCAGCGAGCGTGAAAGTTTCTGGCGTTTGGCGCTGCCCATGGCAAGGCCCGCCATCGCCGCCGGCGTGGCGCTGGTTGCTATGGAAACCGCCGCCGACTTCGCTACCGTGAGTTATTTTGCCGTGCCCACCCTGACCACTGCGGTGTACGACACCTGGCTTGGCTATGGCAGTCTGGCCTCGGCTTCCAAGCTGTCGATGATTATTCTGGTGGCGGTGTTCTTACTTATCTGGCTGGAGCGATTTGCCCGGCGCCGACAGCAGCTGTTTCAGCGTCAGGCGCTTACCGGACAAATCCCCCGCCTGCATCTGGGCCGCTGGCGTTGGCTGGGCTTGGGCTATTGCAGTTTGTTGCTGTTTCTATCTTTCCTGTTGCCCCTCGGCATCCTGCTGGGTTATGCGGTGCGCTACTTTGACCTGAGCTGGCAGGGCGATTTCTGGCGTTACAGTTGGAACAGCTTTTCACTGTCGGCCATCGCAGCCGTGCTTTGTGTTGTGTTTGCGCTGGCGCTGCTGTTTATTGCCCGAATAAGCCCAAGAGCGCAGGACGCCATGCCCGCAAGGCTTGCTTCAACCGGTTATGCCTTGCCGGGTACAGTGCTTGCCATCGGCGTGCTTGGCCCCCTGACCTGGCTCGATTTCGGCCTTAACGATTTTTGTGCCTGGCTGGGTATTGATGGCCCCGGGCTGCTGTTTACCGGCAGCACCATCGCCCTGATATTTGCCTTTTGTGTGCGTTTTATTGCCATTGCCATCGGTGGCATTGAAAACAGCTGGCGCAGGCTGTCGCCGTCGCTCGATATGGCGGCACTCTCCATGGGCCGGGGGCCGATTGCCCTGTTCTTCAAGGTGCATTTACCGCTGCTTCGTACCGGCATTTTAGCTTCGTTGCTGCTGGTGTTCATTGAAGCCATGAAAGAGCTACCGGCAGCGCTGCTGTTAAGGCCCATTGGATTTGAAAACCTTGCGACCAAGGTGTTTGAGTATGTGTCGGATGAGCGGCTGGAGCAGGGGGCTCTGGGCGCCATTGTGATTGTATTGGTGGGACTGATTCCTTTGGTGTTTTTAAACCGTTCCATCGAGAAGGAGAGCTGATATGTCGACTCTGAGCATTCAGGGACTTCACAGTGATTATCGCGGCGAGCAGGTGTTGCGCGGACTCGACCTCACCCTGACACAGGGCGAAATCACCGCACTGCTTGGCCCCAGTGGCTGTGGTAAAACCACCTTACTCAGGACCATAGCCGGGCTTCAGGATATCTCGGCCGGCAGCATTGTCATCAACGGCAACACTGTCAGTGCAGATGGCTGCTTCGTCGCACCGGAAAAGCGCAGCATAGGGATGATATTTCAGGACTACGCGCTCTTTCCTCATCTCACAGTCGCCGACAATATCCTCTTTGGTGTCCGTCAG
This sequence is a window from Shewanella zhangzhouensis. Protein-coding genes within it:
- a CDS encoding ABC transporter permease, whose translation is MVVGLPKRWSFLGFFIAFLFLTPLLALLATAAFPDGEVFAHLADTVLPTYILNTLLLMLGVGLLSALLAIPAAWLVARCEVPGRRFFQWALLLPLAMPAYVVAYVYTDLLDYPGPIQRTLRALLGIDSGADYWFPDIRSLGGATLILALVLFPYIFLLARTAFMEQSLSLLQASRLMGASERESFWRLALPMARPAIAAGVALVAMETAADFATVSYFAVPTLTTAVYDTWLGYGSLASASKLSMIILVAVFLLIWLERFARRRQQLFQRQALTGQIPRLHLGRWRWLGLGYCSLLLFLSFLLPLGILLGYAVRYFDLSWQGDFWRYSWNSFSLSAIAAVLCVVFALALLFIARISPRAQDAMPARLASTGYALPGTVLAIGVLGPLTWLDFGLNDFCAWLGIDGPGLLFTGSTIALIFAFCVRFIAIAIGGIENSWRRLSPSLDMAALSMGRGPIALFFKVHLPLLRTGILASLLLVFIEAMKELPAALLLRPIGFENLATKVFEYVSDERLEQGALGAIVIVLVGLIPLVFLNRSIEKES
- a CDS encoding Fe(3+) ABC transporter substrate-binding protein produces the protein MKLSKGVLFAGLACLTGSAMAADTLTVYSYRQAFLIEPILAEFTKETGIQTQLVFAKDGIAERLQREGRLSPADLVLTSEFSKLMELVDKDLVDKVQSPVLESNIPAQLRSADGDWYALTVRTRSLYSSKERLGKLDIDYEDLADPKYKGKICTRSGKHPYNISLVASMIANKGEAETKVWLEGLKANLARKPQGNDRAQVKAVKEGLCDIAIGNSYYFGAMMQDPEQKSWAEAVYINFPNQANRGTHINVSGMAMPKYAPNKEQAVKLMEFLASDKAQHAYAEVNMEYPVKVDVKPSEMVASWGEFKADTLAIEKLAEYHGAAVKLLDEVKFDL
- a CDS encoding glutathione S-transferase, with the translated sequence MKLLCSAPSPYSRMVRIVVRYLELDVEELNTNPLENGDTLLSANPLGQIPCLFLNDGAALYDSEVICRYLDATYAKSQLFGEPGLDWHAQCQFSLLKGLIDSAVKLRQEQMREEEGVRSAFWTSRFEQALLRGIRELERQGAGSSDRINAHSMALVCLLDYMDYRHPALEWRNLAPALTLWFDEVRELPIFRETRPDIAC
- a CDS encoding ferredoxin--NADP reductase, giving the protein MWVEGRVLQRKDWTDKLFSLRIDAKIAPFIAGQFIKLSLPSEDKRIARAYSLVNPPGTDYIEVLAVAVEEGELSPRLQDLSPGDVLQVSASATGFLTLGELPDAPAAGRQLWMLATGTAVGPFISMLGTEEPWQRFEHLVLVYGVRRAEDLAYLDELQALAASRPSLQLILSVTRESVPGAMQQRIPDALASGALEAASGLTLSAAHSQVMICGNPEMVASTQAMLLERGLCKNLRRAPGQITVEKYW
- a CDS encoding DUF5610 domain-containing protein; translated protein: MEIRPPQPNHGATVSQVAKDKSPEAGKNHGETVAVVASQKTAAHSSRALMNAAILSAQQEVSLSAADEPMVLLYRAAIEAINEQLAPTMGEQAIERLAEEGVDTSPEATAGRIVDFATQFFSVYQSQNSSQPLVQQLEGFMAVIGGAIDEGFKEARDILSGLKVLEGDIAAGVDKTYDLVQQGLKDFADKMNPQDKEQSTAG